The Candidatus Hydrogenedentota bacterium genome contains the following window.
CATGCCGTGTTCAGCGTGACCACAAGGAGACCGCAATGACTCGCGCCAGCAGCTTCGCCGTTATGACCTGTTTGCTGGTTCTGCCCGGCATCCTGACGGGATGCGCGCGCACGCGGGAATCCGAACCGGCCCCCGCGGAAGAAGGCGATGTCGCCGCATTCATCACGCGTCAGATGGAAACGGCAAAGTTTCCCGGCCTTGCGGCGTGCATCGTGAAGGACGGTCAAATCCGCTGGGCGCAGGGTTTCGGCTACGCCGATGTCGCCGCGGCCAGACCGGTCACCCCGGACACGCCATTCCTGTTGGGTTCCGTCGCGAAAGCGGTAACCTGCATCGCGGTCATGCAGTTGTCCGAACAGGGCCTACTTGACCTGGACGCGGATGTGAACACTTACCTCCCCTTCGAAGTGCGGAACCCGACACACCCCGATGCCGCGATCTGCGCCCGCATGCTTCTGGCGCACACTTCGGGCATCCGCGACGACGTCGCCATCTACAAGTCCTTGTACACGCTGCACACCGGCGGAGGGGATTCGCCCATGCCCCTGGACCAGTTCCTGCGCGATTACCTCACGATGGGCGGCGCGTGGTGCGAGGCTCAGGTCACCTACGCCGCTTTCGCGCCGGGCGAGCAATTCCTGCACAGCAACGTGGGCATCGCGCTCGCGGGCTGCCTCGTGGAAACGGTTTCCGGCATTTCGTTCGACGCGTACTGCAAGCAACGCATCTTCGACCCCCTCGGCATGACGGACACGCACTGGTTCCTGCAAGACGCCAACCCGGACAACATCGCCATACCCTACCGTTTTGATGTCGTCAGCAACGCCTATGTTCCCTATGGGCATTACGGCTATCCCTCGTACCCCGATGGGCAACTCCGGACCAGCGTCAACGCCTTCGCGCGCCTGCTGATAGCCGTGATGAATGACGGGCGTTACGGCGACGTGCGCATCCTCAAGCCGGAATCCGTGCAGGAGATGGTCACTATTCAGTATCCCGAACAGAACCCCGATGTCGGGCTGGTCTGGTGGTATGGGTTGGTGGGCGGCCGCGAGGCCATCGGTCTGGACGGCACCGACGCGGGCGTGTGCACGTCCGCGTTCTTCCTGCGTGGCGAAAAAACCGGCGTCCTGCTCTTCGCGAACGGCGACGCCTCCGCGATCGCCGACGACGTCCGCTTCGCGATTCAAGACCGTCTCGTTCGCGAAGCAGCCAAGCTCTAAACCGCGGGTCGGCTGCGCAACAGGCCCATCAGAACCACGGGCTGAAATCGATGCGCGTGAACGGGCGGCGCGTCGCCGTGGAAGGCGGGTTGTTCCCGGCGTTCGCCACGTAGGCTGCTTTCGCGCGCGGGTCGAACACCCACGAATGCAGCGTCCCGTCATTGAAGACGGGCCCATTGCAGAGCAGTTCCAGCGCCTGCGGCACGTCAATCGCGCCGGGCCGGGCCTTGATTTGCTGGCCGAGCCAATCGTAGCGCGCGAACGTGTTGATCGATTTCACCAGCGGGAAGAGCAGCGTCAATTCATCCCAGGTCTTCACGTTTATGCCATGTTCCGGCCCCATTGTCAGCGCGAGTTCCATAAGCCTATCCTTGCCCACGGGATGATTCGTGCGGCGCACCGCATCCTCGAGCGATTCGTGCTGGGTTTCGGGACCCTCTCTCGGGTCGAGCGGCGCGTAGACGTCCGCTCCCTTCGCGTCCACTTCCATGGCGCGGCCATCGGGCGCCGCGCCGTCGCCAATGATGTAATTCCAGCCGCGCGTATGCGGCGCGTCGCGAATGATCGCCACGGCCTCTTCCACGTTTGAGGCCTTTTCAAGCACGCGCCGCATGGTCAGGAACAGCGGCAGCCCGTCAAAGGTGCCGTTGGGCGACGGCAGCGTCATTTCACCAATGGTGATGCCTTTGGCATTCATGCCGCTGA
Protein-coding sequences here:
- a CDS encoding serine hydrolase — encoded protein: MTRASSFAVMTCLLVLPGILTGCARTRESEPAPAEEGDVAAFITRQMETAKFPGLAACIVKDGQIRWAQGFGYADVAAARPVTPDTPFLLGSVAKAVTCIAVMQLSEQGLLDLDADVNTYLPFEVRNPTHPDAAICARMLLAHTSGIRDDVAIYKSLYTLHTGGGDSPMPLDQFLRDYLTMGGAWCEAQVTYAAFAPGEQFLHSNVGIALAGCLVETVSGISFDAYCKQRIFDPLGMTDTHWFLQDANPDNIAIPYRFDVVSNAYVPYGHYGYPSYPDGQLRTSVNAFARLLIAVMNDGRYGDVRILKPESVQEMVTIQYPEQNPDVGLVWWYGLVGGREAIGLDGTDAGVCTSAFFLRGEKTGVLLFANGDASAIADDVRFAIQDRLVREAAKL